The following coding sequences lie in one Babylonia areolata isolate BAREFJ2019XMU chromosome 7, ASM4173473v1, whole genome shotgun sequence genomic window:
- the LOC143284205 gene encoding uncharacterized protein LOC143284205, with the protein MVTRSASQPRRALEPVRTPVSPSDSALKVDRQTVQSLQRKDPSLAKVRELARTGSESPRDGTQYVFKQGTLFRVFAKQGRSFKQLVVPSELRPTVLALGHDSSMAGHLGVRRTQERIWQDFCWPGCSSDIRQYCRSCEVCQRTTPKGQNVRVPLGTVPIVAEPFSKVAVDLVGPIHPSSTRGHHYILVMVDYATRYPEAVPLRSIDAPTVAEALWQMWTRVGVPDQVLSDQGTQFMGNVMREVHQLLGIKGLFTSPYHAQANGLVERFNATLKKMLQRLCIKRPRDWDRLVPAVLFAHREVPQESMKFSSFELLYGRTVKGPMSILRWVWTQEDSQGDDPTHTESEYVVDLRNRVKEVCEIAQENLRQASRWYARCFNRRSKERWFDQGDEVLLLLPVRHNKLQVLWQGPFKVLERVGDWDYRISVRGKSKLYHANLLKKFLRRERAAAAYCPTVIEDDESEATESGVGSSAIPCVPLTAEESFKDVVLGPDLSAVRRAQLQELTAEASYVLTDLPLRSRVGECEIILDTDEPVQVRQYPLPHSQTQVIAKEVEAMLSMGVIEKASSPYSAPIVLLRKKDGKVRFCVDYRQLNKHLRFNAEPLPNIDEIFARLGKAKVFSKLDLTKGYWQIPVKTSDRPRTAFTTPDGQFQWVTMPFGLKTAGAIFSRTMREVLAPLKLPEIQNFMDNLLIASECWQGHIKVLRALFRRLKEVHLAAKPSKCELGFSEIQFLGHTVSEGHLGLQQEKVDRIRNAPVPTTKKELRSILGLAGYYRKFVPRYAEVALPLTEKTRGKEPTKVSWSPECQKAFDSLKDALVSAPILQLPDQSKPFVLRTDASGTGLGAVLLQEHEGMLRPVAYASKKLVGAEFQYHAIELECFAVVWSVRKFYPYLYGRTFQLQCDHNPLQYLHRIRPVSRRLMGWAMELQSHSYVFQSVKGVDNHGADYLSRQS; encoded by the coding sequence ATGGTGACCCGCTCAGCCTCGCAGCCTCGGAGGGCCCTGGAACCAGTGCGGACTCCTGTCAGTCCATCTGATTCCGCGCTGAAGGTAGATCGTCAGACTGTTCAGAGCCTTCAGCGCAAAGATCCGTCCCTGGCGAAGGTACGGGAACTTGCTCGTACTGGCTCTGAGTCCCCACGGGATGGAACCCAGTACGTCTTCAAACAAGGTACTCTCTTCCGAGTCTTCGCCAAGCAAGGACGCAGCTTCAAACAGCTGGTGGTTCCCTCTGAACTCCGTCCCACTGTCCTTGCCTTAGGGCATGATTCCTCAATGGCAGGTCATCTAGGGGTCAGGCGGACGCAGGAGCGTATCTGGCAGGATTTCTGCTGGCCGGGCTGTTCTTCAGATATCCGTCAGTACTGTCGCTCCTGCGAGGTATGTCAACGTACCACGCCGAAAGGCCAGAACGTTAGGGTTCCTTTGGGGACGGTTCCCATTGTGGCGGAACCGTTCTCCAAAGTGGCCGTGGACCTTGTCGGTCCCATACACCCCTCGTCTACCCGCGGTCACCATTACATTTTGGTAATGGTTGACTATGCGACTCGATATCCCGAGGCAGTTCCGCTCAGGAGCATAGATGCTCCTACTGTTGCGGAAGCATTGTGGCAGATGTGGACTCGTGTGGGGGTTCCTGATCAGGTCCTTAGTGACCAGGGAACGCAGTTCATGGGGAACGTCATGAGAGAAGTTCACCAGCTCTTGGGCATCAAGGGTCTGTTTACCAGCCCCTATCATGCACAAGCTAATGGCCTTGTAGAGCGTTTCAATGCCACGTTGAAAAAGATGCTCCAACGGCTCTGCATCAAACGGCCAAGGGACTGGGACAGGCTTGTCCCAGCTGTGCTCTTCGCTCATCGTGAGGTTCCACAAGAGTCTATGAAGTTCTCCTCCTTTGAGCTTCTCTATGGACGGACGGTAAAAGGGCCCATGTCCATTCTCAGATGGGTATGGACTCAGGAAGACTCTCAAGGTGACGACCCGACCCATACTGAATCCGAGTACGTGGTAGATCTTCGGAATCGAGTCAAAGAGGTTTGTGAGATTGCCCAGGAAAATCTCAGGCAGGCCTCACGTTGGTACGCCCGATGTTTCAATCGTCGTTCCAAGGAACGTTGGTTCGACCAGGGAGATGAGGTCTTGCTCCTTCTTCCCGTCCGACACAACAAACTTCAGGTGTTGTGGCAAGGACCCTTTAAAGTCCTCGAAAGAGTGGGAGACTGGGACTACAGGATTTCAGTGCGTGGGAAGTCAAAGCTATACCACGCCAACCTGTTGAAGAAGTTCCTTCGGCGGGAGCGGGCTGCGGCCGCCTACTGCCCTACTGTCATCGAGGATGATGAGTCGGAGGCTACGGAATCGGGGGTTGGTTCTTCTGCGATCCCCTGTGTCCCTCTGACCGCCGAGGAGTCGTTCAAAGATGTCGTGTTGGGGCCAGACTTGTCGGCTGTTCGGCGTGCTCAGCTGCAGGAGCTGACTGCTGAGGCATCCTATGTCCTTACGGACTTACCTCTCCGGTCtagggtgggtgagtgtgaaATCATTCTGGATACGGATGAACCCGTTCAGGTTCGGCAGTACCCGTTACCTCACTCTCAGACACAGGTCATCGCCAAGGAGGTCGAGGCAATGCTGAGTATGGGGGTTATAGAGAAGGCGAGCTCTCCCTATTCTGCTCCCATTGTCCTCCTAAGGAAGAAGGACGGCAAGGTGCGGTTTTGTGTGGACTACCGCCAGCTCAATAAGCATCTCAGGTTTAATGCTGAGCCCTTGCCCAACATTGATGAGATTTTTGCCAGGCTTGGGAAAGCAAAAGTTTTCTCTAAGCTCGATCTCACAAAGGGATACTGGCAGATCCCCGTGAAGACGTCTGATCGCCCTAGGACAGCCTTCACCACCCCGGATGGACAGTTTCAGTGGGTGACCATGCCCTTCGGTCTGAAGACCGCGGGGGCGATCTTTTCCCGTACGATGAGGGAGGTTCTGGCTCCGTTGAAACTGCCAGAAATTCAAAATTTCATGGACAACCTTCTCATCGCGTCTGAATGTTGGCAAGGCCATATCAAGGTACTGCGGGCGTTGTTCCGTCGTCTCAAGGAGGTCCACCTTGCTGCTAAGCCCTCCAAGTGTGAACTGGGATTCTCAGAGATCCAGTTTCTGGGACACACTGTCTCAGAAGGTCATCTAGGGTTGCAGCAGGAGAAGGTAGACAGGATTCGGAATGCCCCAGTTCCAACTACCAAGAAGGAACTCCGTAGTATTTTGGGTCTTGCCGGTTATTACCGGAAGTTCGTTCCCAGATATGCGGAGGTGGCCTTGCCCTTGACGGAAAAAACTCGCGGGAAAGAGCCAACCAAAGTCTCATGGTCCCCAGAGTGTCAAAAGGCGTTTGACTCTTTGAAGGATGCGTTGGTCAGCGCACCCATTCTGCAACTTCCTGACCAGTCTAAGCCTTTCGTTCTGAGGACGGATGCGTCCGGAACTGGTTTGGGAGCTGTGCTTCTGCAGGAGCATGAAGGGATGCTCCGACCAGTGGCTTATGCCAGCAAGAAACTGGTGGGTGCAGAATTCCAGTACCATGCCATAGAGCTAGAGTGCTTTGCggtggtgtggtcagtgaggAAGTTCTATCCATACTTGTATGGACGTACTTTTCAGCTCCAGTGTGACCACAATCCATTGCAGTATTTGCATCGGATCCGTCCAGTTAGCAGGAGACTGATGGGCTGGGCAATGGAGCTGCAGTCACACTCATATGTCTTTCAGTCAGTGAAGGGTGTAGACAACCATGGAGCCGACTATTTGAGCCGGCAGTCATAG